The Fructilactobacillus myrtifloralis genome contains a region encoding:
- a CDS encoding ROK family glucokinase, with product MAKNLIGIDLGGTTTKMAFLNQQGEVLEKWRILTDVSDNGSHIVENIVKSIRQHIEDSGKTPADFIGIGMGTPGTVDRENGTVSEAYNLNWAATQPVRQQIQEGLGLPFDLDNDANVASLGEYWKGAGSLEEDVVFVTLGTGVGGGVIANGKLLHGVNGGAGEIGHIAVQPDGYLCTCGKRGCLETYASATGIVRVAADMAKTFNGTSRLAELEQTDEKITSKLIFYLADNGDILANQVVDRICFYLGLALSAIGNTLNPASIVIGGGVSNAGNTLLQPTTKYFQENAFPSIRDTTKLKLAELGNDAGVIGAASMALQFR from the coding sequence ATGGCAAAAAACTTAATTGGAATTGATTTAGGTGGAACTACCACGAAAATGGCGTTCTTAAACCAACAAGGTGAAGTCTTAGAAAAATGGCGCATCTTAACTGATGTGAGCGATAACGGCAGTCACATTGTTGAAAATATCGTTAAATCAATTAGGCAACACATCGAAGATTCCGGTAAAACTCCCGCTGATTTCATTGGAATTGGGATGGGAACTCCCGGAACGGTTGATCGTGAAAACGGAACGGTTTCTGAAGCCTATAACTTGAACTGGGCGGCGACCCAACCGGTTCGGCAACAAATTCAAGAGGGCCTTGGTTTACCCTTTGATTTAGATAACGATGCGAACGTTGCCTCCCTCGGTGAATACTGGAAAGGGGCCGGAAGTCTCGAAGAAGACGTGGTCTTTGTGACCCTTGGAACTGGAGTTGGAGGCGGTGTGATTGCCAACGGCAAACTGCTCCATGGGGTGAACGGTGGGGCCGGTGAAATCGGTCACATTGCGGTGCAACCAGATGGCTACCTGTGTACCTGTGGCAAGCGGGGGTGCTTAGAAACCTATGCGTCTGCTACTGGAATTGTCCGCGTGGCTGCTGATATGGCTAAGACCTTCAACGGAACTTCACGGTTAGCAGAATTAGAACAAACTGATGAAAAAATCACCTCGAAGTTAATTTTTTACTTGGCTGATAACGGCGATATCTTGGCTAACCAAGTAGTTGACCGGATTTGTTTCTACCTTGGCCTGGCTCTGTCGGCCATCGGGAACACGTTGAATCCGGCTAGTATCGTAATTGGTGGGGGAGTTTCCAACGCGGGAAACACCCTGTTACAACCAACGACTAAGTACTTCCAGGAAAATGCCTTCCCATCCATTCGGGATACAACGAAGCTCAAGTTAGCCGAACTAGGAAACGATGCGGGAGTCATTGGAGCTGCTTCAATGGCCTTACAATTTAGATAA
- a CDS encoding rhodanese-like domain-containing protein, whose product MVLIALLLVIAIIAGLRYWRIWQVKKYTQFLSEAEFQRGIRTAQVVDLREAQSFTNGHILGARNIPYASLKLTYQDLRPDLPVYLYDQTKVLSVQAAKFLHQKGFQKLALLDEGYQKWDGKVKKG is encoded by the coding sequence ATGGTTTTAATTGCGTTACTACTGGTAATCGCAATTATCGCCGGTCTCCGTTACTGGCGGATTTGGCAGGTGAAAAAGTACACCCAGTTTCTTTCGGAAGCTGAGTTTCAACGGGGAATTCGGACGGCGCAGGTGGTTGACCTGCGTGAAGCGCAAAGCTTTACCAATGGGCATATTTTGGGAGCTCGGAACATTCCGTATGCGTCACTAAAGCTGACGTATCAGGATTTACGTCCAGATTTACCCGTGTACCTGTATGACCAAACTAAAGTTTTAAGCGTCCAAGCCGCTAAGTTCTTGCATCAAAAGGGGTTTCAAAAATTAGCCCTTTTGGATGAAGGGTACCAAAAGTGGGACGGTAAGGTTAAAAAAGGATAA
- a CDS encoding DUF3042 family protein, producing MNKFGKGFAAGAATVLGLAAGALFSFKKTVVEPIENQEEKADENRKKVMRKAGSSHLG from the coding sequence ATGAATAAATTTGGTAAAGGATTTGCAGCTGGTGCTGCGACCGTACTCGGTTTGGCAGCGGGGGCATTATTCTCATTCAAAAAGACCGTCGTTGAACCCATCGAAAACCAAGAAGAAAAGGCCGATGAAAATCGGAAAAAAGTGATGCGGAAAGCCGGATCTTCCCACTTGGGCTAG
- the miaA gene encoding tRNA (adenosine(37)-N6)-dimethylallyltransferase MiaA — protein MKPKVLAVVGPTAVGKSALAITLAQRFNGEIISGDSMQVYRHLDVGTAKVTAAEQAVVPHHLIDILDVHEQYGVQRFVVDCTRAITEIRTRGKLPIIVGGTGYYLQALFQGLQLGGQASSDPAVRAELAAEQHRLGAQAMWAQLQRVDPTAAENIDPHNERRVLRALEIYRVTGHKPSQQPEAPAPFDSLIIGLNCERQLLYQRINQRVDEMVANGLVAENEWLRDQGPDVPALKGIGYREFIPYFAGTQDLATTVTKIKTDSRHYAKRQLTWFRNQMDVQWYNLVEHPEQQAPLEQAVTKWRQTHDV, from the coding sequence ATGAAACCAAAAGTTTTAGCCGTCGTTGGTCCCACGGCCGTGGGTAAAAGTGCGCTGGCAATTACGTTAGCCCAACGATTTAACGGTGAAATTATTTCAGGGGACTCCATGCAGGTTTACCGGCACTTAGACGTGGGGACAGCCAAGGTAACGGCTGCGGAACAAGCGGTAGTTCCGCACCATTTAATTGATATTTTAGATGTCCATGAGCAGTATGGGGTGCAGCGCTTTGTGGTCGATTGTACCCGGGCAATTACGGAGATTCGAACCCGCGGGAAGCTCCCGATTATTGTTGGGGGAACCGGGTATTACCTGCAAGCGTTATTCCAGGGATTACAACTCGGCGGCCAAGCGAGCTCCGACCCTGCGGTTCGAGCGGAGCTAGCCGCGGAGCAGCACCGCCTAGGGGCCCAAGCAATGTGGGCCCAGTTACAGCGCGTGGATCCGACTGCGGCTGAAAACATCGATCCGCACAACGAGCGCCGGGTCCTTCGTGCCTTAGAAATCTACCGGGTGACGGGTCACAAGCCGTCGCAGCAGCCAGAAGCGCCAGCCCCCTTTGATTCCCTAATAATTGGGCTTAATTGTGAGCGCCAGTTGTTATATCAGCGGATCAATCAGCGGGTTGATGAGATGGTTGCCAACGGTTTGGTGGCTGAAAATGAGTGGCTCAGGGATCAGGGTCCGGATGTGCCAGCGTTAAAGGGGATTGGGTACCGTGAATTTATCCCGTACTTCGCGGGGACTCAGGATCTAGCCACGACCGTTACGAAGATTAAAACCGATTCGCGTCACTATGCTAAGCGGCAGTTAACGTGGTTTCGAAATCAGATGGACGTTCAGTGGTATAACTTAGTGGAACATCCTGAGCAGCAGGCACCGCTCGAACAGGCAGTTACCAAATGGAGGCAAACACATGACGTTTAA
- the rplU gene encoding 50S ribosomal protein L21, whose product MYAIIVTGGKQYKVAEGETIFVEKLDAQQGDQVTFDQVVFVGGDNPKVGTPLVDGASVEGSVEKQGKNKKITIFRYKPKKGAQSKKGHRQPYTKVKIEKINA is encoded by the coding sequence ATGTACGCAATTATCGTTACTGGCGGGAAACAATATAAGGTTGCCGAAGGGGAAACCATCTTTGTTGAAAAGTTAGACGCTCAACAAGGTGACCAAGTAACCTTTGACCAAGTTGTTTTTGTTGGCGGAGATAACCCGAAGGTGGGAACTCCCCTTGTTGACGGTGCTTCAGTTGAAGGATCAGTTGAAAAGCAAGGCAAAAACAAAAAGATCACGATTTTCCGTTACAAACCAAAGAAGGGGGCCCAATCCAAGAAGGGTCACCGTCAACCTTACACGAAAGTTAAGATTGAAAAGATTAACGCTTAA
- a CDS encoding ribosomal-processing cysteine protease Prp, whose translation MIKAHFTTEQGVITGFTLAGHADSGEYGHDLVCAAVSALAITTVNGLETVAQLQPVVDQDATNGGYLQVQVGAAATDQRGQALLQSFKNGMTEIAMQYRDFVTIK comes from the coding sequence ATGATTAAAGCGCATTTTACAACTGAACAGGGTGTGATTACCGGCTTTACCTTAGCTGGTCACGCTGATTCAGGTGAATATGGGCATGATCTTGTTTGCGCGGCGGTCTCAGCTCTAGCGATTACGACCGTGAATGGGCTAGAAACCGTGGCCCAGTTGCAGCCAGTTGTGGATCAAGACGCTACCAACGGTGGTTATCTTCAGGTTCAAGTGGGTGCAGCAGCTACTGATCAGCGTGGACAAGCATTACTGCAAAGCTTTAAAAATGGAATGACTGAGATCGCGATGCAATATCGGGACTTCGTTACAATTAAATAA